In a single window of the Arenicella chitinivorans genome:
- a CDS encoding M48 family metalloprotease, with product MLLIQPVLAQTKEQLKKLEETTGLKGKKLKRHLAILQQSPPYKDDELQAYVTEIGNKILAQSEHAHLPYKFIVRDTEVVNAFVNGTPYVFVERGLLTLLNSEAELAAVMAHEIGHNVAKHSKKLQSKNRRDVFLANLASFLVGNSGVGNAIMAQSSVSLYEYKREAELEADSFAAKYLAGAGYEPDQLVNALAQLRDNAILAATTTGQPMAHHGLAASHPRNDKRIREAIEDASILPPGEGYIGREEYRAAIDGLVYGPNYRRNAPSGMKRYSNPTLGITFVYPETWSFKLKGSKVVLKDAEKTAQMTIEIEPTPDRKLSSEEAIKLKYPEGLVDLQKVHPDSERDLGTVGARPAQRVALIMVARNTYHFLGIAKNNQINADQDRAFVDIIRSFRPMTPKDRTADHVKEVYFERLEPGETFESMAKGAGLDDVNAELELRVLNGYYPDGEAEPGTWIKKLRQVKIEP from the coding sequence ATGCTATTGATACAGCCGGTGTTGGCGCAGACCAAGGAGCAACTTAAAAAGCTGGAAGAAACAACCGGTCTGAAAGGCAAAAAATTGAAGCGCCACTTGGCGATTTTGCAGCAGTCGCCACCGTATAAAGACGATGAGCTGCAAGCCTATGTGACAGAAATAGGCAACAAGATATTGGCACAGAGTGAACACGCCCATCTTCCGTATAAATTTATCGTTCGTGACACGGAAGTGGTGAACGCTTTTGTGAATGGAACGCCGTATGTGTTCGTTGAGCGTGGTTTGCTAACGCTGCTGAACTCGGAAGCAGAATTAGCCGCGGTGATGGCCCATGAGATTGGACACAATGTGGCCAAGCATTCCAAGAAGCTACAGTCAAAAAACCGCCGGGATGTGTTCCTTGCTAACCTGGCCAGTTTTTTAGTTGGTAACTCGGGGGTTGGTAATGCCATTATGGCGCAAAGTTCAGTTTCGTTGTATGAGTATAAGCGTGAAGCGGAGCTTGAGGCAGATTCCTTTGCGGCAAAGTACTTAGCGGGGGCAGGGTATGAGCCCGATCAATTAGTGAACGCGTTGGCACAGTTGCGTGATAATGCGATATTGGCGGCCACGACCACCGGCCAGCCTATGGCGCATCACGGTTTGGCGGCGTCGCATCCGCGTAATGACAAGCGAATCCGTGAGGCCATTGAAGACGCCAGTATCCTGCCACCTGGCGAAGGGTATATCGGGCGAGAAGAATATCGGGCTGCGATTGATGGGTTGGTGTATGGCCCCAATTATCGGCGCAATGCGCCAAGTGGTATGAAGCGCTACTCCAATCCAACCTTGGGCATTACTTTTGTGTATCCCGAAACCTGGAGTTTTAAGCTTAAAGGCAGCAAAGTTGTTCTAAAGGATGCGGAGAAAACCGCGCAGATGACCATTGAAATCGAGCCAACACCGGACCGAAAGCTGAGCAGTGAAGAAGCAATTAAGCTTAAGTACCCGGAAGGCTTGGTTGATCTGCAAAAGGTGCATCCCGATTCTGAACGCGATCTGGGTACCGTCGGTGCACGCCCGGCGCAGCGGGTCGCGCTGATAATGGTGGCGCGGAATACCTATCACTTTCTTGGGATTGCCAAGAACAATCAGATTAACGCAGACCAGGATCGGGCCTTCGTCGATATTATTCGTTCGTTTCGTCCGATGACACCCAAAGACCGCACCGCTGACCACGTAAAAGAGGTTTACTTTGAACGCCTTGAGCCGGGCGAGACTTTCGAATCAATGGCGAAAGGGGCCGGGTTGGATGACGTCAATGCTGAGTTAGAGTTGCGCGTTTTAAATGGCTACTACCCAGACGGCGAGGCTGAGCCGGGAACTTGGATCAAAAAACTGCGTCAGGTCAAGATCGAGCCGTGA
- a CDS encoding YebC/PmpR family DNA-binding transcriptional regulator, with amino-acid sequence MAGHSKWANIKHRKAAQDAKRGKIFTKHIREITVAAREGGGDPDANPRLRIAVDKALGANMTRDTVERAIKRGTGDLEGVSYEDIRYEGYGPCGIAVLVECSTDNKNRTVAEVRHAFSKYNGNMGTEGSVAYMFEKLGVILLSAGADEEAVMDVALEAGAEDIVTHEDGSIEITSPPENHTAVESALMDASIDVESAEVVQRAANEISLNDEDAEKVMRLIDALEDLDDVQDVFTNADFPDSIFAEA; translated from the coding sequence ATGGCAGGACATAGTAAGTGGGCTAATATTAAGCACCGCAAAGCTGCGCAAGACGCAAAGCGTGGCAAAATCTTCACTAAACACATTCGCGAGATCACGGTTGCGGCACGTGAAGGCGGCGGCGATCCAGATGCGAATCCACGATTACGAATCGCGGTTGATAAAGCGTTAGGCGCGAATATGACACGCGACACTGTGGAACGCGCGATTAAGCGCGGTACAGGCGATTTGGAAGGGGTAAGCTACGAAGACATTCGTTACGAAGGCTATGGCCCCTGTGGTATTGCAGTGTTAGTGGAGTGTTCCACGGATAACAAAAATCGCACGGTGGCGGAAGTTCGGCATGCGTTCAGCAAATACAATGGCAATATGGGGACTGAAGGGTCGGTTGCCTATATGTTCGAAAAGCTGGGCGTGATTCTGTTGTCCGCCGGTGCCGATGAGGAAGCAGTCATGGATGTCGCACTGGAAGCTGGCGCGGAGGACATCGTCACGCATGAGGATGGCAGTATTGAGATAACCTCGCCGCCAGAGAACCACACTGCGGTTGAGAGCGCCTTGATGGACGCGTCCATTGACGTCGAATCGGCGGAAGTGGTGCAGCGTGCAGCAAATGAAATTAGTTTGAATGACGAAGACGCAGAAAAAGTAATGCGTCTGATCGATGCATTGGAAGATCTTGATGATGTGCAGGACGTGTTTACCAACGCGGACTTTCCAGATTCGATTTTCGCTGAGGCTTAG
- the ruvC gene encoding crossover junction endodeoxyribonuclease RuvC has translation MPSLRGHVATYSKPTIILGIDPGSRITGIGVIRAQGADLKYIYSESLKLPSGELPGRLQMIYARLTQVIGETSPDIVAIERVFLAKNPQSALVLGHARGAAMLAAVNHALPVMEYSATEIKKTVVGRGRADKAQVQHMMRVLLGLRVAPGEDASDALAAAVCHAHHQQLNTALRHAE, from the coding sequence ATGCCAAGTTTGCGTGGTCACGTGGCAACATACAGCAAACCGACGATCATTCTAGGAATTGATCCGGGTTCTCGTATTACTGGGATCGGTGTGATTCGCGCGCAAGGCGCTGATTTGAAATACATATATTCTGAGTCGCTGAAGTTGCCGAGCGGCGAACTGCCCGGCCGCTTACAAATGATTTATGCCCGACTGACACAGGTCATCGGTGAGACTAGTCCAGATATCGTCGCCATTGAGCGAGTTTTTCTTGCCAAAAACCCGCAGTCAGCACTGGTGTTAGGTCACGCACGTGGTGCAGCCATGTTGGCGGCGGTAAATCACGCGTTGCCGGTAATGGAATACAGTGCCACAGAGATAAAGAAAACCGTGGTTGGGCGGGGTCGTGCCGACAAAGCTCAAGTACAGCATATGATGCGCGTGCTTTTGGGCTTGCGAGTTGCGCCGGGTGAAGATGCTTCTGATGCGCTGGCCGCCGCGGTTTGCCACGCACACCATCAACAATTGAACACCGCTTTGCGGCACGCGGAGTAA
- the ruvA gene encoding Holliday junction branch migration protein RuvA, producing MIAWLQGQLIEKQAPEVVLNVQGVGYELEAPMSTFYDLPDVGETVTLFVHMVVREDAQLLFGFSKRQQREMFRSLIKVNGVGPKVALAVLSTLSAQELVLAMANDDVTQLCKVPGIGKKTAQRLLVEMKDRLAKEFGDISVSGDTGAPATSQRHDAIAALVSLGYKNTDASRVVKALPDDLSSEEYIRRALRDLSGNILQN from the coding sequence ATGATTGCCTGGTTACAAGGTCAACTGATAGAAAAACAGGCTCCCGAGGTAGTGCTAAACGTGCAGGGCGTGGGCTACGAACTCGAAGCGCCAATGTCCACATTTTACGATTTGCCTGACGTTGGCGAAACCGTGACCTTGTTCGTGCATATGGTGGTGCGCGAGGATGCGCAGCTATTGTTTGGTTTTTCTAAACGGCAGCAACGTGAAATGTTTCGTAGTTTGATCAAAGTGAACGGTGTGGGGCCTAAAGTCGCGCTCGCCGTGTTGTCCACATTGAGTGCTCAAGAACTGGTTCTGGCCATGGCGAATGACGATGTCACCCAGCTTTGCAAAGTCCCTGGTATTGGCAAGAAAACCGCGCAGCGTCTGCTGGTCGAAATGAAAGACCGTTTGGCCAAAGAGTTTGGTGATATCTCGGTTTCGGGCGACACCGGCGCACCGGCCACCAGTCAGCGCCACGATGCGATTGCAGCACTCGTGTCGCTCGGTTATAAAAACACCGACGCCAGTCGCGTGGTTAAAGCCTTGCCGGATGATCTCAGCAGTGAGGAGTACATTCGCCGAGCTCTACGTGATTTGTCCGGTAATATTTTGCAGAACTGA
- the ruvB gene encoding Holliday junction branch migration DNA helicase RuvB, with translation MMDDNPINPEIQLGDDDVVDRALRPEYLADFVGQPKLKEQLSIFIQAARSRKEALDHVLLFGPPGLGKTTLSNIIARELNTRIRQTSGPVLERAGDLAAVLTNLEPHDVLFIDEIHRLSPVVEEILYPAMEDFELDIVIGEGPAARTVKLSLPPFTLIGATTRAGLLTSPLRDRFGIVQRLEYYDTKDLARIVQRSSDILGVPTEPDGVQTIADRARGTPRIANRLLRRVRDYAEVKGDGTLTEVMARAALDMMEVDPQGLDWMDRQLLTSIMEKFDGGPVGIDSLAAAIGEERGTIEDVIEPFLIQQGFMMRTPRGRVVTARTWRYFGLQAPASTETNKSPQAGLFERE, from the coding sequence ATGATGGACGACAACCCAATTAATCCGGAAATTCAGCTAGGCGATGACGACGTGGTCGACCGTGCCTTGCGTCCGGAATATCTGGCTGATTTTGTTGGTCAGCCAAAACTCAAAGAGCAGTTGTCTATCTTTATCCAGGCCGCTCGCAGTCGTAAAGAGGCGTTGGATCACGTATTGCTCTTTGGTCCGCCTGGGCTGGGTAAAACCACGCTATCGAACATCATCGCGCGCGAACTGAACACGCGAATTCGTCAAACATCGGGGCCGGTGTTAGAACGCGCCGGTGATCTGGCTGCCGTGTTGACCAATCTTGAGCCGCACGACGTGCTATTTATCGACGAAATCCATCGTTTGAGTCCGGTAGTTGAAGAAATATTGTATCCGGCCATGGAAGATTTTGAGCTGGATATTGTGATTGGTGAGGGGCCAGCCGCGCGCACCGTTAAACTGTCGTTGCCGCCATTCACCTTGATCGGGGCTACCACTCGCGCGGGTCTGCTGACCTCACCATTGCGAGACCGCTTTGGCATTGTGCAACGGCTTGAGTATTACGACACAAAAGATCTTGCACGCATCGTGCAACGTTCTTCAGACATTCTCGGTGTGCCAACCGAACCGGATGGTGTGCAGACTATTGCCGACCGTGCGCGAGGCACACCCAGAATCGCGAATCGGTTACTCCGTCGGGTGCGTGATTATGCCGAAGTAAAAGGCGATGGCACGTTAACCGAAGTGATGGCTCGTGCTGCGTTGGATATGATGGAAGTCGATCCGCAGGGTTTGGACTGGATGGATCGGCAATTGTTAACCTCAATTATGGAAAAATTCGACGGTGGGCCGGTCGGCATCGATAGTCTGGCTGCCGCCATAGGTGAGGAACGCGGCACCATTGAAGACGTCATCGAGCCGTTCTTGATTCAACAAGGGTTTATGATGCGCACGCCCCGTGGTCGAGTGGTGACCGCTCGAACCTGGCGTTATTTTGGGTTGCAGGCGCCAGCGTCGACGGAGACCAATAAAAGTCCACAAGCCGGTTTGTTTGAACGTGAATGA
- the ybgC gene encoding tol-pal system-associated acyl-CoA thioesterase yields the protein MNDSASEFELPLRVYYEDTDAGGVVYHANYLNFMERCRCEWLEYLGFDVAKMQQNDGVMFVVRQAEIDFDVPARLFDQLRVTARALHVGKVKLVVEQKIYNHEKLLCKAIIKLATLNSASFKLTAMPAALQSALTR from the coding sequence GTGAATGATTCGGCCTCTGAGTTTGAGTTACCGCTACGCGTGTACTACGAGGACACCGACGCCGGTGGTGTGGTGTATCACGCCAACTACTTGAACTTTATGGAGCGTTGTCGTTGCGAGTGGCTGGAATATCTTGGTTTTGATGTCGCGAAAATGCAACAGAACGATGGGGTGATGTTCGTGGTCCGTCAGGCTGAAATCGACTTTGATGTGCCTGCCCGTCTGTTTGATCAACTACGGGTCACCGCCCGCGCATTGCATGTGGGTAAGGTTAAACTGGTAGTGGAGCAGAAAATCTATAATCACGAGAAATTACTGTGTAAAGCGATCATAAAGTTAGCGACTTTGAACAGCGCTTCGTTTAAATTAACCGCCATGCCAGCAGCGTTGCAGAGTGCGCTGACACGGTAA
- the tolQ gene encoding protein TolQ: MSILHLISEASLTVQLVMLMLFLASLVSWSIIFSKFMQLRRERRLTAQFEREFWSGGSMQSLYNQWGAETKRASGMSEIFVAGYREYQRLSERGFANNNDLLDAVQRAMRVELSREIDHLESQIPFLATVGSTSPYVGLFGTVWGIMNSFRALGMSTKQATVSSVAPGIAEALIATAMGLFAAIPAVIAYNRFSYHVEKLVGQYEIFMEEFISIVNRQLTIDDD; this comes from the coding sequence ATGTCGATCCTGCACCTTATTTCTGAGGCCAGCTTAACCGTGCAACTGGTTATGCTGATGCTGTTTTTGGCGTCGCTGGTTTCTTGGTCAATTATCTTTTCGAAGTTTATGCAGTTGCGGCGCGAACGTCGTCTGACTGCGCAATTTGAACGTGAGTTCTGGTCGGGTGGCAGCATGCAGTCCCTGTACAACCAGTGGGGCGCTGAGACCAAGCGCGCATCTGGAATGTCGGAGATATTTGTCGCTGGCTACCGTGAGTATCAACGCCTCAGTGAGCGGGGGTTTGCCAATAATAATGATCTTTTGGATGCCGTGCAGCGCGCCATGCGGGTTGAACTGAGTCGTGAGATTGACCATCTTGAATCGCAAATTCCCTTTTTGGCCACGGTCGGCTCGACCAGTCCGTATGTTGGCTTGTTTGGCACGGTTTGGGGCATTATGAACTCGTTCCGTGCCTTAGGCATGTCGACCAAGCAAGCCACGGTGTCGAGTGTGGCACCCGGTATTGCCGAGGCCTTGATTGCGACAGCAATGGGTTTGTTTGCGGCCATTCCCGCAGTCATTGCTTATAACCGATTTTCGTATCACGTTGAAAAATTGGTCGGTCAGTACGAGATATTTATGGAAGAATTTATCAGTATTGTTAACCGTCAATTAACCATCGATGACGATTAG
- the tolR gene encoding protein TolR produces MNSYRNRKRKPIAEINVVPYIDVMLVLLIIFMVTAPLLTEGVKVDLPQTEANPIEPNPDAPEPVIVSVDADGQLYIDDQKKTGEEVLRYATAVYRMKPQTDFLVRGAKQAMYDDIIQAMVILKQAGVETVSLVTEPMQDK; encoded by the coding sequence ATGAACAGTTATCGAAACCGTAAACGCAAGCCTATTGCCGAAATCAATGTAGTGCCCTACATCGACGTGATGTTGGTGTTGTTGATTATTTTCATGGTAACGGCACCGCTATTAACGGAAGGTGTCAAAGTCGATTTACCGCAGACCGAAGCCAACCCGATAGAACCGAACCCGGACGCACCCGAACCGGTGATTGTGTCGGTGGATGCGGATGGGCAGCTGTATATCGACGACCAAAAGAAAACCGGCGAAGAAGTCTTGCGCTACGCCACGGCGGTGTACCGTATGAAGCCGCAAACCGACTTCCTCGTGCGTGGCGCAAAGCAAGCCATGTACGATGACATAATTCAGGCCATGGTCATACTCAAGCAAGCAGGCGTAGAAACTGTCAGCTTGGTGACCGAGCCAATGCAAGATAAATAG
- a CDS encoding cell envelope integrity protein TolA, translating to MSDRRKRVGVTNKMVAYIAAGVIHLVVIGLVVFNYSFKQEVEKVEAFDAEKISTVNASVIDDRKLEEQMDAIKEKDRQKKEQERRERERLEKLKRDAQQEQERIKELQEKKKQEQEATQELEAQRKAIALKKKQEEEAEKKRQEELKKKRAEEEKLRRLEEAKRQRELAEKRKRDAAEKARREQEEADRQRLVDQLEAEERAAKQQEADRRAGERTATVVSKFFADIQRKVEAKRTIDPSFETWRKSVVRVTVSPSGRVESVRTIESSGSPQYDQAAEAGVYAASPVPMPDANQFPDAVKRLENFELIMKHPNAR from the coding sequence ATGAGTGATCGACGTAAACGAGTTGGGGTTACCAATAAAATGGTGGCGTATATCGCTGCCGGCGTGATTCACCTGGTGGTGATCGGTTTGGTGGTGTTTAATTACAGCTTTAAACAAGAAGTTGAAAAGGTTGAGGCGTTTGATGCGGAAAAGATATCCACAGTGAATGCCAGTGTGATTGATGACCGCAAACTTGAAGAGCAGATGGACGCGATCAAGGAAAAAGATCGGCAAAAAAAAGAGCAGGAACGTCGTGAACGCGAGCGTTTAGAAAAATTAAAGCGAGATGCGCAGCAAGAACAGGAGCGCATCAAGGAGCTGCAAGAAAAGAAAAAGCAAGAGCAAGAAGCCACCCAAGAGCTCGAAGCGCAGCGTAAAGCCATTGCCTTAAAGAAGAAGCAAGAAGAGGAAGCGGAAAAGAAACGCCAGGAAGAGTTAAAAAAGAAACGGGCTGAAGAAGAGAAACTACGTAGGCTAGAAGAAGCCAAGCGTCAACGAGAGCTGGCCGAAAAACGAAAACGTGATGCCGCAGAAAAAGCGCGCCGTGAGCAGGAAGAAGCGGATCGGCAACGTCTTGTCGACCAGTTAGAAGCTGAAGAGCGTGCGGCAAAACAACAAGAAGCGGATCGTCGTGCTGGCGAGCGTACCGCCACCGTGGTGAGTAAATTTTTCGCTGACATCCAACGTAAAGTCGAAGCCAAAAGAACGATTGACCCCAGTTTTGAGACCTGGCGTAAGAGTGTCGTGCGGGTTACAGTGTCTCCATCTGGTCGGGTCGAATCTGTACGTACGATAGAATCAAGCGGGTCTCCGCAGTATGACCAAGCCGCTGAGGCTGGTGTTTATGCTGCCAGCCCGGTTCCAATGCCGGACGCAAACCAGTTTCCGGATGCAGTTAAGAGATTGGAAAATTTTGAATTAATCATGAAGCACCCGAACGCGAGATAA
- the tolB gene encoding Tol-Pal system beta propeller repeat protein TolB → MLNVVKKVVSARLWIGMALVLVFAQSAHAQILRGEVGGTVRGIPIAIVPFKVIDGRELAHKIHEVVAFDLNASGKFEAIPSDRFPSLPSRFEEVSFKDWRFVNAEILVIGEVWVLDNDTYEVQFRMFDVAREREVGNGKRIRNLKPSDLRKAAHVVSDSVYEAFTNSTGAYQSRIAYVDRTEVEYQRFQYRLMVADWDGYGAVEVYKSWQPLLSPSWSPDGSKLAFVSYADRGPIVQMIELATGKAQTIADFKGVNAAPAWSPDGSKIAYSTSRHGSPDIYVYDIASGQHERATTHWGIDTEPAWSPRGDSLLFTSNRGRKPQIYSYSLNDQSVSRMTFEGDENANASFDPQGRNLTMVHEGGQIVVMREEDGRMTWLTNSKYDESPSFSPNGDMVLYKTEQGYEPALVVASSDGRVRTRLDLVSGDVREPAWSPLRK, encoded by the coding sequence ATGTTAAACGTGGTAAAAAAAGTAGTTTCTGCTCGACTATGGATTGGTATGGCACTGGTACTTGTGTTTGCACAGTCGGCGCATGCACAGATTCTTCGAGGGGAAGTTGGTGGTACTGTGCGCGGCATCCCCATCGCAATCGTGCCATTTAAAGTCATTGATGGGCGTGAACTAGCGCACAAAATTCACGAAGTGGTTGCGTTTGATTTGAATGCATCCGGTAAATTCGAAGCGATTCCATCCGATCGTTTCCCCAGCTTACCATCGCGCTTTGAAGAAGTGAGTTTTAAAGACTGGCGCTTTGTCAATGCTGAGATTTTGGTGATCGGAGAAGTTTGGGTGCTCGACAATGACACCTACGAAGTTCAGTTCCGTATGTTTGATGTCGCGCGCGAGCGTGAAGTTGGTAACGGCAAGCGAATTCGAAATTTAAAACCATCGGACTTACGTAAAGCGGCGCACGTGGTATCGGATTCAGTCTATGAGGCGTTTACAAATAGTACCGGGGCGTATCAATCTCGTATTGCATATGTGGACCGAACTGAGGTAGAGTACCAGCGATTCCAGTACCGCTTGATGGTCGCCGATTGGGATGGGTATGGCGCCGTTGAAGTGTACAAGTCTTGGCAGCCTTTACTGTCGCCGAGCTGGTCTCCAGACGGGTCTAAACTAGCATTTGTTTCTTATGCTGATCGTGGGCCGATCGTCCAGATGATCGAACTCGCGACTGGAAAAGCGCAGACGATCGCGGACTTCAAAGGTGTGAATGCAGCACCTGCGTGGTCGCCGGATGGAAGTAAAATTGCCTATTCGACATCGCGCCATGGTAGTCCAGATATTTACGTCTATGATATTGCGAGTGGACAACACGAACGTGCAACGACGCACTGGGGTATCGACACCGAACCCGCATGGTCACCTCGAGGTGATAGCTTACTGTTTACTTCAAACCGAGGCCGCAAGCCGCAAATATACAGTTACAGTTTGAATGACCAGTCGGTTTCTCGAATGACTTTCGAAGGCGACGAGAATGCCAATGCGTCTTTTGACCCGCAGGGCCGAAATCTCACCATGGTCCATGAAGGCGGACAGATAGTGGTAATGCGTGAGGAAGACGGTCGTATGACGTGGTTGACCAATTCGAAATATGATGAAAGTCCTAGTTTTTCTCCGAATGGAGACATGGTATTGTATAAGACGGAGCAGGGCTACGAGCCAGCTTTAGTCGTGGCCTCATCAGATGGTCGCGTGCGAACAAGGTTAGATTTAGTAAGTGGTGACGTGCGTGAGCCGGCGTGGTCACCATTACGCAAGTAA
- the pal gene encoding peptidoglycan-associated lipoprotein Pal, producing MNRKLGLLLTIVLALTVSACTGKKDTAATDTTTTTPVDVDTSSQTVFGTSYTADELRNRFGIEGDPLNYKVLYFEYNSSVIDERSQIIAKRHAQYLGGNGGARVTLEGHADERGTRDYNLALGERRAQAVAEFMNAEGAQSQIQTISYGEERPADPAHTEAAWQQNRRVEIKY from the coding sequence ATGAATCGTAAACTAGGTCTGCTTTTGACCATCGTGCTGGCCCTCACTGTGTCTGCTTGTACTGGCAAGAAAGATACAGCCGCGACCGATACCACCACCACAACTCCGGTTGACGTGGACACAAGTAGTCAAACTGTATTCGGAACATCTTACACAGCAGACGAATTGCGTAACCGTTTTGGCATCGAAGGCGATCCGCTGAACTACAAAGTATTGTATTTTGAATATAACAGCTCTGTCATCGACGAGCGTTCGCAAATCATCGCCAAGCGTCATGCTCAATATCTGGGCGGCAACGGTGGCGCACGTGTGACTTTGGAAGGTCATGCTGATGAGCGCGGTACGCGTGATTACAACCTGGCATTGGGCGAGCGTCGTGCGCAAGCGGTTGCTGAGTTCATGAACGCCGAAGGTGCACAAAGTCAAATCCAAACAATCTCATACGGTGAAGAGCGTCCTGCTGACCCTGCGCACACGGAAGCAGCGTGGCAGCAAAATCGTCGCGTTGAGATTAAATACTAA
- the ybgF gene encoding tol-pal system protein YbgF produces MRRVKTLLKLVGVALCVAPILSVAHAQQNAPQANLLLEIQQLRLEIAELRDMVERQQFQLRKLQRSQGQSAAQSSTGAPINRQAPINQTDSPSMVGPEFGTANVPSPSMRTGEAAGVDYRSVDADADYPSEELDTGGVNQSPSAVDDGEFAQPSYSTGTSAYPPVVDRSIGTNTVPQTSQSVVPQLGAAGQTDDQNWQASPNRQNPNNQGLNNRPRPSVYQQTQPNPVYQTPRSDQSLPSATAQSGGGVIAIPQEASNRESEYGRDYRPVDTTASNSSDAGISSVMSESDYYSQGFDLMKQSKFDEAVTVFEKQLEVYPKGDSADDAHYWIAEAMYVSRNLDVAKQHLHTLIQDYPQSRRVPDAMLKKAYIEQQLGNKIEARILFQEIVNFFPKSDAAIAAKNRLADSN; encoded by the coding sequence ATGCGAAGAGTTAAAACGTTATTAAAATTGGTCGGGGTAGCACTGTGTGTTGCCCCGATTTTGTCTGTAGCGCATGCCCAGCAAAATGCACCGCAGGCTAATCTGTTGTTGGAAATCCAGCAATTGCGTCTCGAAATTGCTGAGCTGCGCGACATGGTGGAGCGGCAACAGTTTCAATTACGTAAGCTACAACGCAGTCAAGGCCAATCTGCAGCACAGTCATCAACCGGGGCGCCGATTAATCGCCAAGCCCCGATCAATCAGACTGACAGTCCGTCTATGGTCGGACCAGAATTCGGTACAGCTAATGTGCCGTCGCCGAGCATGAGAACAGGCGAAGCAGCGGGCGTTGACTATCGGAGCGTCGATGCTGATGCTGATTATCCGTCTGAGGAATTGGATACCGGTGGCGTGAACCAATCCCCATCCGCGGTCGATGATGGCGAGTTCGCACAACCGAGCTACTCTACCGGAACCAGTGCGTATCCTCCGGTTGTCGATCGCAGTATTGGAACGAATACGGTACCGCAAACATCTCAAAGTGTCGTTCCACAACTAGGCGCTGCCGGGCAAACAGACGACCAAAACTGGCAGGCTAGTCCCAACAGACAGAACCCGAACAATCAAGGGTTGAACAACAGACCGCGCCCGAGCGTGTATCAGCAGACACAGCCGAACCCCGTTTATCAAACCCCGCGTTCTGATCAGTCATTGCCGAGTGCTACTGCGCAGTCCGGAGGCGGTGTGATCGCGATTCCACAGGAGGCGAGTAATCGAGAGTCTGAATATGGGCGCGACTACCGACCTGTCGATACCACTGCAAGTAACTCAAGTGACGCTGGCATCTCATCCGTTATGAGTGAGAGTGACTATTACAGCCAGGGTTTTGATTTGATGAAGCAGTCGAAATTTGATGAGGCGGTCACGGTCTTTGAAAAACAATTAGAGGTGTACCCGAAAGGGGATTCCGCTGACGATGCGCATTATTGGATTGCCGAGGCGATGTACGTTAGTCGTAACTTGGATGTCGCCAAGCAACACCTGCATACGCTGATCCAGGACTATCCCCAAAGTCGTCGTGTTCCAGATGCCATGCTCAAAAAAGCGTACATTGAGCAGCAGCTGGGAAATAAAATCGAGGCACGCATATTGTTTCAAGAGATTGTAAACTTCTTTCCGAAATCGGATGCTGCGATTGCCGCCAAAAACCGGTTGGCAGACAGTAACTAA